From Acidovorax sp. FHTAMBA, one genomic window encodes:
- a CDS encoding DUF86 domain-containing protein — MSASRLPDYLDHMRQAIADAQSFVDGMAQADFMQDKRTQQAVVMSLIVLGEAATKVMDQHAAFAAEHSQIPWRSMRGMRNRIAHGYFDINLEVVWDTVQTALPALKSQLDALPSN; from the coding sequence ATGAGCGCAAGCAGGCTGCCGGACTACCTGGATCACATGCGGCAAGCCATTGCCGATGCGCAATCGTTTGTGGATGGCATGGCGCAGGCCGACTTCATGCAGGACAAGCGCACCCAGCAAGCAGTGGTGATGAGCCTGATAGTTCTGGGCGAAGCCGCCACCAAGGTGATGGATCAGCACGCTGCCTTTGCGGCTGAGCACAGCCAAATACCTTGGCGCAGTATGCGCGGCATGCGTAACCGCATTGCCCATGGCTACTTTGACATCAACCTCGAAGTGGTCTGGGACACGGTTCAGACCGCATTGCCAGCGCTGAAGTCACAGCTCGACGCACTGCCATCCAACTAA
- a CDS encoding nucleotidyltransferase family protein, translating to MRPSLALSQHRDAVFQAAARYRVTNPRVFGSASRGDDHDGSDLDLLVETLPGTTLLDLGGLQDELQELLGVSVDVLTLKDLPAKFRDAVAREAKPL from the coding sequence ATGCGCCCTTCCCTCGCCCTCAGCCAACACCGCGATGCTGTTTTTCAAGCAGCGGCACGCTATCGGGTGACCAACCCGAGGGTGTTTGGCTCTGCTTCGCGGGGCGATGATCACGACGGCAGCGACCTGGATCTGCTGGTGGAGACCTTGCCCGGCACGACGCTGCTGGATTTGGGGGGCCTGCAAGACGAGTTGCAAGAGCTGCTGGGCGTGTCGGTGGATGTGCTCACGCTCAAGGATTTGCCAGCCAAGTTCCGTGATGCTGTAGCTCGCGAAGCCAAACCTCTATGA
- a CDS encoding nucleotidyltransferase domain-containing protein, which produces MNQSPASTATSLADALFPRVRQRVLAVLFSTPDRSFYANEVIALAQSGTGAVQRELAGLSEAGLLTVSKQGNQKHYQANADAPVFAELRGLVLKTMGVADVLRTALAPLAGQIEQAFVYGSVARQQETARSDVDLMVVSPSLGYGELFGALEAATQTLGRTINPTLYTPQDIAKRIEQDNAFVTRVLRQPTVWLIGKQEQLHVPTTG; this is translated from the coding sequence ATGAATCAATCTCCCGCATCCACCGCTACCAGCTTGGCTGACGCCCTCTTCCCCCGCGTGCGCCAACGCGTGTTGGCCGTGCTCTTCAGCACGCCCGACCGCAGCTTTTACGCCAACGAGGTAATTGCGCTGGCCCAGTCGGGTACGGGTGCGGTGCAGCGCGAGCTGGCGGGCTTGTCCGAAGCAGGCTTGCTGACAGTCAGCAAACAGGGCAACCAGAAGCACTACCAAGCCAATGCCGATGCGCCGGTGTTTGCCGAGCTCCGCGGCCTGGTGCTCAAGACGATGGGAGTGGCCGATGTACTTCGCACGGCGCTGGCGCCGCTGGCCGGGCAGATCGAGCAGGCGTTTGTGTATGGCTCGGTGGCGCGCCAGCAGGAGACGGCGCGCAGCGATGTAGACCTGATGGTGGTCAGCCCCAGCCTGGGTTATGGCGAGCTGTTTGGCGCGCTGGAAGCCGCCACGCAAACGCTGGGCCGCACCATCAACCCCACGCTGTATACGCCCCAAGATATTGCCAAGCGCATCGAGCAAGACAATGCATTCGTGACCCGCGTGCTACGGCAGCCCACGGTTTGGCTCATCGGCAAACAGGAGCAGTTGCATGTCCCAACCACTGGATAA
- a CDS encoding nucleotidyltransferase family protein, producing the protein MRPSEALSLHRSQIREIALRHRVSNVRVFGSALHGDDTADSDHDLLVEPTAQTTLMDIGAIRFELKQLLGMEVDVLTPNSLPATFRDQVLREAMAV; encoded by the coding sequence ATGCGCCCCTCCGAAGCCCTGTCCCTCCACCGCTCGCAAATCCGCGAGATTGCGCTGCGCCACCGTGTGAGCAACGTGCGGGTGTTTGGCTCGGCGCTGCATGGGGACGACACTGCCGACAGCGACCACGATCTATTGGTGGAGCCCACCGCGCAAACCACGCTGATGGACATTGGCGCGATCCGGTTTGAGCTGAAGCAGTTGCTGGGTATGGAGGTCGATGTGCTCACTCCCAACAGCCTTCCCGCCACCTTTCGGGACCAGGTGCTGCGCGAGGCGATGGCCGTGTGA
- a CDS encoding DUF262 domain-containing protein: MSIDKDEEFSGTLPDMHPPKDVVAFNELRSCADLYRLYKEGTLDIQPDFQRDVVWKLPEQTVFIDSLIKQLPIPSMCFSLDFNTQKWQVVDGLQRMTSIVNFLDEQKEWRLSRRKDIHSKISGRTNFDIRDGDTETAILYKKIQNLSLPITVIRCDLNKTEHAEYLFTIFHRLNSGGSRLNHQEIRNCIYSGSFNDLLKDLDKSPKWKLIKNLLPGKGSRFRSLELILRFFALYQNQANYTGTMPTFLNSFMRENRNADKFTREDLSKLFNETVEKLVKATDNSKETKFGYIVFEAALIGIAHNLERLKRTNDVMLGSLLTRLINSTEVSLTSNDTTSKESVIKRIAISKKIFAN, from the coding sequence ATGAGCATCGACAAAGACGAAGAATTTAGCGGTACCCTGCCTGACATGCATCCGCCGAAAGATGTTGTCGCATTTAATGAACTTCGATCATGCGCAGACCTATACCGGCTATACAAAGAAGGGACTCTTGATATTCAGCCGGATTTTCAAAGAGATGTTGTATGGAAGCTCCCAGAGCAGACCGTATTTATTGACTCTTTAATAAAACAGCTACCCATTCCAAGTATGTGTTTTAGTCTAGACTTCAACACTCAAAAATGGCAAGTCGTCGACGGCCTGCAGCGAATGACAAGTATCGTCAATTTTCTAGACGAACAAAAAGAGTGGCGACTTTCTCGACGAAAAGATATTCACTCAAAAATATCAGGCCGAACCAATTTTGACATTCGCGACGGCGACACAGAAACTGCAATTTTGTACAAAAAAATACAAAATCTCAGTCTTCCAATAACAGTAATTCGCTGCGATCTAAACAAAACAGAGCATGCAGAATATCTATTCACTATATTTCACAGACTTAACTCTGGAGGATCCAGACTAAATCACCAAGAGATCAGAAATTGCATTTACTCCGGGAGTTTCAACGATTTATTAAAAGATTTAGACAAATCTCCAAAATGGAAATTAATAAAAAATCTACTCCCAGGAAAGGGCAGCAGGTTTAGATCCCTGGAATTAATATTGCGTTTTTTCGCACTTTATCAAAATCAAGCAAACTACACAGGGACAATGCCAACTTTCCTGAACTCTTTCATGCGAGAAAACCGCAATGCGGATAAATTTACCAGAGAAGATCTCTCCAAACTTTTTAACGAGACGGTAGAAAAGTTGGTAAAAGCCACGGACAACTCAAAAGAAACGAAATTTGGTTACATTGTATTTGAGGCAGCTTTAATCGGTATTGCCCACAACCTAGAACGATTAAAGAGAACCAATGACGTGATGCTCGGAAGCTTGCTTACACGTCTCATAAACAGCACCGAAGTATCGCTAACAAGCAACGACACAACCTCAAAAGAGTCGGTCATCAAAAGAATAGCAATCTCCAAAAAAATATTCGCCAACTAG
- a CDS encoding zeta toxin family protein, producing MPARATKPQPRPKQPTVVVIAGPNGAGKSTAAPYLLKDALGILEFVNADQIAAGLSAYAPETVAFEAGRIMLQRLRTLAAAKVSFAFESTLSSRTFALFLARCKAQGYQVHIYYVALPSAELATQRVALRVKLGGHNIPPVDITRRFQRSLHNLFALYLPLADRWRVLNNATGALTSIARGTAHRTYVEDPDKWLNLQRLGQ from the coding sequence ATGCCCGCCCGCGCCACAAAGCCACAACCCAGGCCCAAGCAACCCACCGTGGTGGTGATTGCCGGGCCGAACGGCGCGGGCAAATCTACAGCGGCGCCCTATCTGCTCAAGGACGCCTTGGGCATTCTGGAGTTCGTCAATGCAGACCAGATTGCGGCTGGTCTCTCAGCCTACGCCCCAGAAACCGTGGCGTTCGAGGCCGGGCGCATCATGCTGCAGCGCTTGCGCACGCTGGCAGCAGCCAAAGTCAGCTTTGCCTTTGAATCCACGCTGTCCAGCCGCACCTTTGCGCTGTTTCTGGCCCGCTGCAAAGCACAGGGCTACCAAGTACATATCTATTACGTGGCCTTGCCCAGCGCAGAGCTGGCCACCCAACGTGTAGCCCTGCGCGTGAAACTGGGCGGGCACAACATCCCGCCCGTCGACATTACCCGCCGCTTTCAGCGCAGCCTGCACAACCTGTTCGCCCTGTATTTACCCTTGGCAGACCGCTGGCGCGTACTGAATAACGCAACCGGCGCGCTAACATCCATCGCACGCGGCACTGCACACCGCACCTATGTAGAGGACCCGGACAAATGGCTGAATCTTCAACGACTCGGGCAGTAG
- a CDS encoding glutamine--tRNA ligase/YqeY domain fusion protein — translation MSTPSPANTAATATSAAPETVKPSNFLRQIIEHDLEKGTYTTRRWAGTPGDAAHHAQGEPDPAKIRTRFPPEPNGYLHVGHAKSICINFGLARDYGGICHLRFDDTNPEKEDTEYVNSIIDAVKWLGFDWNGAPDAAPYQASDYFDFMYRAAEYLIEAGHAYVDEQTVEQIRINRGDFSKPGVDSPFRSRTPSENLAKFREMRDGQHEDGSMVLRAKIDMASPNINMRDPAIYRIRRATHHNTGDTWCIYPMYTYAHPIEDALEQITHSLCTLEFEDQRPFYDWLLERLTEGGLLTAPPPRQYEFARLNLTYVITSKRKLAQLVYDHKVSGWDDPRMPTIVGLRRRGYTPAAIQTFAERIGVTKSDSWIDYSTLEGCLREDLELKAHRGMAVLNPVKLVLTNWDDVMGAGHLEPCTLPALPHQNHEATQGVAEGVEIPVRHFTIGKEVWIEREDFEEVPPKGYKRLFPGNKVRLKGGYVIECTGCTKDADGNITEVLATVVPDTKSGTPGADSVKVKAAITWVGVADGVNAEVRMYDRLFLDAHPDAGGKDFIESLNPNSLKVVTAIVEPSLANAKPDDKFQFERHGYFVADRIDHKVGKPVFNLAVGLKDSWGK, via the coding sequence ATGAGCACCCCCTCCCCCGCCAATACCGCCGCCACTGCCACTTCTGCGGCCCCTGAAACCGTCAAGCCCAGCAACTTTTTGCGCCAGATCATCGAGCATGACCTGGAAAAAGGCACCTACACCACCCGCCGCTGGGCGGGCACCCCCGGCGACGCCGCCCACCACGCCCAAGGCGAGCCCGACCCCGCCAAGATCCGCACCCGCTTCCCGCCCGAGCCCAACGGCTACCTGCACGTGGGCCATGCCAAGAGCATATGCATCAACTTTGGCCTGGCGCGCGACTACGGCGGCATCTGCCACCTGCGCTTTGACGACACCAACCCCGAAAAAGAAGACACCGAATACGTCAACAGCATCATCGACGCGGTGAAATGGCTGGGCTTTGACTGGAACGGCGCACCCGACGCCGCTCCCTACCAGGCCAGCGACTACTTCGACTTCATGTACCGCGCGGCTGAATACCTGATCGAAGCCGGCCACGCCTACGTGGACGAACAGACGGTGGAGCAGATCCGCATCAACCGGGGCGACTTCAGCAAGCCCGGCGTGGACAGCCCCTTCCGCAGCCGCACGCCGTCTGAGAACCTGGCCAAGTTCCGCGAAATGCGCGACGGCCAGCACGAAGATGGATCGATGGTGCTGCGCGCCAAGATCGACATGGCCAGCCCCAACATCAACATGCGCGACCCGGCCATCTACCGCATCCGCCGCGCCACCCACCACAACACGGGCGACACCTGGTGCATCTACCCCATGTACACCTACGCGCACCCCATCGAGGACGCGCTGGAGCAGATCACCCATAGCCTGTGCACGCTGGAATTTGAAGACCAGCGCCCCTTCTACGACTGGCTGCTGGAGCGCTTGACCGAAGGCGGCCTGCTCACCGCCCCGCCCCCGCGCCAGTACGAATTTGCGCGCCTGAACCTCACCTACGTCATCACCAGCAAGCGCAAGCTCGCCCAGCTTGTGTACGACCACAAGGTCAGCGGCTGGGACGACCCCCGCATGCCCACCATCGTCGGCCTGCGCCGCCGTGGCTACACGCCCGCTGCCATCCAGACCTTTGCCGAGCGCATCGGCGTCACCAAATCCGACAGCTGGATCGACTACAGCACCCTGGAAGGCTGCCTGCGCGAAGACCTGGAGCTGAAGGCCCACCGTGGCATGGCCGTGCTCAACCCCGTCAAGCTGGTGCTGACCAACTGGGACGACGTGATGGGCGCAGGCCACCTGGAGCCCTGCACCCTGCCCGCCCTGCCCCACCAGAACCATGAAGCGACACAAGGTGTAGCGGAAGGCGTGGAAATCCCCGTGCGCCACTTCACCATCGGCAAGGAAGTCTGGATTGAACGCGAAGACTTTGAAGAAGTGCCGCCCAAGGGCTACAAGCGCCTCTTCCCCGGCAACAAGGTGCGCCTGAAGGGCGGCTACGTCATCGAATGCACCGGCTGCACTAAAGATGCGGATGGAAACATCACCGAAGTGCTGGCCACCGTGGTGCCCGACACCAAGAGCGGCACCCCCGGCGCCGACAGTGTGAAGGTGAAGGCCGCCATCACCTGGGTGGGCGTGGCCGACGGCGTGAACGCCGAAGTGCGCATGTACGACCGTCTGTTCCTGGACGCCCACCCCGACGCGGGCGGCAAGGACTTCATTGAAAGCCTGAACCCGAACAGCCTGAAGGTGGTGACGGCCATCGTGGAGCCATCTCTGGCCAACGCCAAGCCGGACGACAAGTTCCAGTTTGAGCGGCATGGGTACTTTGTGGCGGATCGTATTGACCACAAGGTAGGGAAGCCGGTGTTTAACTTGGCGGTGGGGTTGAAGGACAGCTGGGGCAAGTAA